A stretch of Lujinxingia sediminis DNA encodes these proteins:
- the tadA gene encoding tRNA adenosine(34) deaminase TadA, with translation MARKKVDNIFMMQALEEAERAQAEGEVPVGAVVVHKGQVIARGFNRRESWQDPTAHAELIAVRRAAEALGSWRLHECTVYVTLEPCPMCAGMLVNARVGRVVFGARDPKAGAMRSLFAMGEDPRLNHRIEVKEGVLSAACGRVLSEFFRTIREKRNAAVIKDDSSTQESS, from the coding sequence TTGGCACGAAAGAAAGTCGACAACATCTTTATGATGCAAGCTCTGGAAGAAGCGGAGCGCGCACAGGCTGAGGGCGAAGTCCCGGTCGGTGCAGTCGTCGTTCATAAAGGCCAGGTCATCGCTCGCGGCTTTAACCGGCGCGAGAGCTGGCAAGACCCCACAGCCCACGCGGAATTGATTGCGGTGCGACGCGCCGCAGAAGCCCTGGGCAGTTGGAGACTCCATGAATGTACGGTCTATGTCACTCTGGAGCCCTGTCCGATGTGCGCGGGAATGTTAGTTAACGCGCGTGTAGGTCGGGTGGTCTTTGGAGCGCGAGACCCGAAAGCCGGCGCGATGCGCTCGTTGTTTGCGATGGGTGAAGATCCTCGATTGAATCATCGGATTGAGGTCAAAGAAGGTGTCCTGTCAGCAGCCTGCGGGCGAGTTTTAAGTGAGTTTTTCCGCACGATTCGCGAGAAACGTAACGCGGCGGTAATAAAAGATGATTCATCAACACAAGAATCATCTTAA
- the thrS gene encoding threonine--tRNA ligase, giving the protein MAEAPNDKRADKLYRVRHSTAHLMAAAILEMFPDARLAIGPPIKDGFYYDFELPRALSPDDFEEIEERMTKLVKANVPFKYEEWDKDKAREFFKDQPYKLELIEGIEGDTVSTYESGPLIDLCAGPHVRYSKQCKNFKLLKVAGAYWRGDENQPMLQRVYGTAFPTREELDQYLLMLEEAKRRDHRKLARELELFDFNRLSPGSIFWRPKGWTSYRELQNYFREIEAEQGYEEICNPLIYHEDLFAQSGHLEHYQDTMFKLEAHGQNYCLKPMNCPDTMLYFKSKKRSYRELPLRVAEFGHLHRNELPGALGGATRVRQFCQDDAHIFTTEEHITQEISMLLELVERTYGMFNMEYDVEISTRPEDFMGEVELWDRAEGALKEALEAAGKSYTINEGDGAFYGPKIDFQVRDCLGRSWQCATIQLDFQLPRRFELTYTASDNAERTPIVIHRAIAGSLERFFAILLEHLAGAFPTWLAPVQAVIVPITDDQNDYAWQVARDLKRSGVRVEVDDRSEKMGFKIREAETKKIPYMLVIGGREAEAHNVALRTYKDGRRGTLPLAEVKAEILDRIANRTLDVDVQVSGLATIVEDAPSGEDMAERGY; this is encoded by the coding sequence ATGGCGGAAGCACCCAACGATAAACGCGCCGATAAGTTGTATCGGGTCCGCCACTCCACCGCCCACCTGATGGCGGCCGCGATCCTTGAGATGTTCCCCGATGCGCGCCTGGCCATTGGCCCGCCCATCAAGGACGGCTTCTACTACGACTTTGAGCTCCCCCGCGCCCTCTCCCCCGACGATTTCGAGGAGATCGAAGAGCGCATGACCAAACTCGTCAAGGCCAACGTCCCCTTCAAATACGAAGAGTGGGACAAAGACAAAGCCCGCGAGTTTTTCAAAGACCAGCCCTACAAGCTCGAACTCATCGAGGGCATCGAAGGCGACACCGTCTCCACCTACGAGAGCGGCCCGCTTATCGATCTCTGCGCCGGCCCGCACGTGCGCTACTCCAAGCAGTGCAAGAACTTCAAACTCCTGAAGGTCGCCGGCGCTTACTGGCGCGGCGACGAAAACCAGCCGATGCTCCAGCGCGTCTACGGCACCGCCTTCCCCACCCGCGAGGAGCTCGACCAGTACCTCCTCATGCTGGAGGAGGCCAAACGCCGCGACCACCGCAAACTGGCCCGCGAGCTGGAACTCTTCGACTTCAACCGCCTCTCTCCGGGCTCGATCTTCTGGCGCCCCAAAGGCTGGACCTCCTACCGCGAGCTCCAGAACTACTTCCGCGAGATCGAGGCCGAGCAGGGCTACGAGGAGATCTGCAACCCGCTGATCTATCACGAAGATCTCTTCGCGCAGTCCGGCCACCTGGAGCACTACCAGGACACCATGTTCAAGCTGGAGGCCCACGGTCAGAACTACTGCCTCAAGCCGATGAACTGCCCGGACACCATGCTCTACTTCAAGAGCAAGAAGCGCTCCTACCGCGAGCTCCCGCTGCGGGTGGCCGAGTTCGGACACCTCCACCGCAACGAGCTCCCCGGCGCGCTGGGCGGCGCCACCCGCGTGCGCCAGTTCTGCCAGGACGACGCCCACATCTTCACCACCGAGGAGCACATCACCCAGGAGATCTCCATGCTCCTGGAACTCGTCGAGCGCACCTACGGCATGTTCAACATGGAGTACGACGTGGAGATCTCCACGCGCCCCGAAGATTTTATGGGCGAGGTGGAGCTGTGGGACAGAGCTGAGGGCGCGCTCAAAGAGGCGCTGGAGGCGGCTGGCAAGTCCTACACCATCAACGAGGGCGACGGTGCCTTCTACGGCCCCAAGATCGACTTCCAGGTGCGCGACTGCCTGGGCCGCTCCTGGCAATGTGCCACCATCCAGCTCGACTTCCAGCTGCCTCGCCGCTTTGAGCTGACCTACACCGCCAGCGACAACGCCGAGCGCACCCCGATCGTCATCCACCGCGCCATCGCCGGCAGTCTGGAGCGCTTCTTCGCCATCTTGCTCGAACACCTTGCCGGAGCCTTCCCCACCTGGCTTGCCCCGGTGCAGGCGGTGATCGTGCCCATCACCGACGATCAGAACGACTACGCCTGGCAGGTCGCCCGCGACCTCAAACGTTCCGGGGTACGCGTTGAGGTTGACGATCGCAGCGAGAAGATGGGCTTTAAGATCCGAGAAGCGGAGACCAAAAAGATCCCCTACATGCTGGTTATCGGCGGACGCGAGGCCGAAGCGCATAACGTCGCGCTGCGTACCTACAAGGACGGCCGTCGCGGTACCCTCCCCCTTGCCGAGGTCAAAGCGGAGATCCTCGATCGCATCGCCAACCGCACCCTCGACGTTGATGTGCAGGTCAGCGGCCTGGCCACGATCGTCGAAGACGCCCCGAGCGGCGAAGATATGGCCGAGCGCGGGTATTGA
- a CDS encoding thioredoxin domain-containing protein — protein MKQNERFKKSALVLAMVAMVVALLGCDSGSKEDAQAEAPVVSAEGAASDEGAAKGEAPGQGGAGAPSVEYPGVDLSKLGAAERARLTEMAEGELCPCPDSTESLNACMQKEERCEEAETAFTTMVTALAEGAGEDAQQRVAEQQKNEDRVHNFVLEGVPVKGSAEADVKIVEFADFQCGYCRMAAGVLSAVHEQLGDDVGIYFKQFPLGSPLSDLAARATNAAHKQGRFWQMHDLIFANQQQFNPQRLEAYARQLGLNYERFQEDLKSQEIGALVARDRQEGMAAGVQGTPSLFINGKRYTGQLTPQAIVAAVKAEAAAE, from the coding sequence ATGAAACAAAACGAGCGGTTTAAGAAGTCGGCCCTGGTGCTGGCGATGGTAGCCATGGTGGTGGCGCTTTTGGGGTGCGACTCTGGCTCGAAAGAGGACGCCCAGGCTGAGGCGCCCGTGGTGAGCGCCGAGGGTGCTGCGTCTGATGAGGGTGCGGCAAAGGGCGAGGCCCCCGGCCAGGGCGGGGCGGGAGCTCCGTCGGTGGAGTATCCCGGTGTGGATCTCTCGAAGCTCGGAGCTGCCGAGCGCGCTCGCCTGACCGAGATGGCTGAGGGTGAGCTTTGCCCCTGCCCCGACAGCACCGAGAGCCTCAACGCGTGCATGCAGAAGGAAGAGCGTTGTGAGGAGGCCGAGACGGCGTTCACGACCATGGTCACGGCGCTGGCGGAAGGCGCTGGCGAGGACGCGCAGCAGCGTGTTGCCGAGCAGCAGAAGAACGAAGACCGCGTCCATAACTTCGTGCTCGAAGGTGTGCCGGTGAAAGGCTCGGCCGAGGCGGATGTGAAGATTGTGGAGTTTGCGGACTTCCAGTGTGGCTACTGCCGCATGGCTGCCGGCGTGCTCAGCGCGGTGCATGAGCAGCTCGGCGATGACGTGGGCATCTACTTCAAGCAGTTCCCGCTGGGGAGCCCGCTCTCGGATCTGGCCGCGCGCGCGACCAACGCCGCTCATAAGCAGGGGCGGTTCTGGCAGATGCACGACCTGATCTTCGCCAACCAGCAGCAGTTCAACCCGCAGCGCCTTGAGGCTTACGCGCGTCAGCTCGGCTTGAATTACGAGCGTTTTCAGGAAGACCTGAAGTCGCAGGAGATCGGCGCGCTCGTGGCTCGGGATCGTCAGGAAGGTATGGCGGCCGGTGTGCAGGGCACGCCGAGCCTCTTCATCAACGGCAAGCGCTACACCGGTCAGCTCACCCCGCAGGCCATTGTGGCTGCGGTTAAGGCTGAAGCGGCAGCTGAGTAA
- a CDS encoding Ig-like domain-containing protein: protein MHRHNATLLRRIGTLTLCLGLASCGPIEPPPPTDADGEPIPRPAPLDDWLRVVEVTPSHAIAVRPTIEVRFNAYLDPGTFNSYSALSLRSGGLTSGGRIDYRMTRKTLRLRPRSDLIEGLRYTLFASRDLRSVTGAPLFPDTPAPERFTDASLPGSPPLDRPEVRWSDIAPIVERSCNACHNDPGWRLPRLTPDALRQTRSTQVDAPLVMPFEPAQSYLMHKILPDYPLRRFTVQPPPYSDAPPLSLDEIERIEDWIAQGAR, encoded by the coding sequence GTGCATCGCCATAACGCTACCTTGCTCCGCCGCATCGGGACGCTGACGCTCTGCCTCGGCCTGGCGAGTTGTGGCCCTATCGAGCCGCCACCACCGACGGATGCCGATGGTGAGCCGATTCCGCGACCGGCCCCCCTGGACGACTGGTTGCGCGTGGTTGAGGTCACCCCCTCACACGCCATCGCCGTGCGCCCCACCATCGAGGTGCGCTTCAACGCCTACCTCGATCCCGGCACCTTTAACTCCTACAGCGCTCTCTCACTGCGCTCCGGCGGTCTGACCAGCGGCGGGCGCATTGACTACCGCATGACCCGTAAAACGCTGCGTCTACGTCCCCGTAGCGATCTTATCGAGGGGCTGCGCTACACCCTCTTTGCCTCACGCGATCTTCGCAGCGTCACCGGCGCACCGCTCTTTCCCGACACGCCGGCTCCGGAGCGCTTCACCGACGCGTCGCTTCCCGGCTCCCCGCCCCTGGACAGACCCGAGGTACGTTGGAGCGACATCGCCCCGATCGTGGAACGCTCCTGCAACGCTTGTCACAACGATCCCGGCTGGAGGCTTCCTCGCCTCACACCCGACGCTCTTCGACAGACCCGATCCACCCAGGTCGATGCTCCCCTGGTGATGCCTTTTGAGCCGGCGCAATCCTACCTGATGCATAAGATCCTGCCCGACTATCCCCTGCGACGCTTCACCGTCCAACCTCCCCCTTACAGCGACGCGCCCCCTCTTAGCCTCGATGAGATCGAACGTATCGAGGACTGGATCGCACAGGGCGCGCGCTGA
- a CDS encoding OmpA family protein, giving the protein MSLRRMFALFSVAALIALSSVACRPDFPNCKTDNHCADSEAGQAEGRLYCVNGLCQQCRTTADCGDAGMECRAGVCEEIPGYCVGTGDCPGNQVCRDNRCGPECLSNDNCEEGYICEGGSCVAEPECSEDGDCGEGMRCRRGTCEEAPVQVCQLETVLFSYDSSNLDDDARSALQRNASCVQERGISVQIAGHADERGTSEYNIALSERRARSVRNYLTSLGVSSSQVNTVGYGDSRPVRVCQEGGPESCHRANRRAEFNVR; this is encoded by the coding sequence ATGTCGCTTCGACGTATGTTTGCGTTGTTCTCCGTCGCCGCTTTGATCGCATTGAGCTCGGTGGCCTGTCGCCCTGATTTCCCCAACTGCAAGACCGATAATCACTGTGCCGACAGTGAAGCTGGCCAGGCCGAGGGGCGTCTTTACTGCGTCAACGGTCTCTGCCAGCAGTGCCGCACCACCGCAGATTGTGGTGACGCGGGCATGGAGTGCCGCGCGGGTGTCTGCGAAGAGATCCCGGGCTACTGCGTCGGTACCGGCGACTGCCCCGGCAACCAGGTTTGCCGTGACAACCGCTGCGGCCCGGAGTGCCTGAGCAACGACAACTGTGAAGAGGGCTACATCTGTGAAGGTGGCTCCTGCGTGGCCGAGCCGGAGTGCTCCGAAGACGGCGACTGTGGCGAAGGCATGCGCTGCCGCCGCGGCACCTGCGAAGAAGCACCTGTGCAGGTCTGCCAGCTGGAGACGGTTCTTTTCTCCTACGATAGCTCCAACCTCGATGATGACGCGCGCAGCGCGCTTCAGCGTAACGCCTCCTGTGTTCAGGAGCGTGGCATTTCGGTTCAGATCGCCGGTCACGCCGATGAGCGCGGCACCTCGGAGTACAACATCGCGCTCAGCGAGCGACGCGCCCGCTCGGTGCGTAACTACCTGACCTCGCTGGGTGTGAGCAGCTCCCAGGTCAACACCGTCGGCTACGGCGACTCGCGCCCCGTGCGCGTCTGCCAGGAAGGTGGCCCGGAGAGCTGCCACCGCGCCAACCGTCGCGCTGAGTTCAATGTGCGCTGA
- a CDS encoding tetratricopeptide repeat protein: MWKPFVVVLALSTSGCLPIWQGKTMQEDIEALRAEQQAIISKSASEREELTAMVASAREDVAELRDVLAEARELLQRNSADLGVEVAATREDLNRLRGTVEELDFRFMRMEQSLELFRRDVDLRFESGEAIKLPENPDELRQFGDARLAAEDYPQARRAYERFLERHGDDARVNEVRFQLGEAFFAESQWVSAIGEYQKVLEGSAPTSRQAQANLRIGQAFLKMGQCPNAEVFFETVVAEYPGSRAVADARRGLEQARSGRCP; this comes from the coding sequence ATGTGGAAGCCCTTTGTCGTGGTTCTTGCCTTGAGCACCAGCGGGTGTCTGCCGATCTGGCAGGGTAAGACGATGCAGGAAGATATCGAGGCGCTGCGCGCCGAGCAGCAGGCGATCATCTCCAAGAGCGCCAGCGAGCGCGAGGAACTCACCGCCATGGTTGCCAGCGCCCGCGAGGATGTGGCCGAGCTTCGCGATGTGCTCGCTGAGGCGCGTGAACTCTTGCAGCGCAACAGCGCCGACCTGGGGGTGGAGGTCGCTGCCACGCGCGAAGATCTCAACCGGCTGCGCGGCACCGTCGAAGAGCTCGATTTCCGCTTTATGCGAATGGAGCAGAGCCTGGAGCTGTTTCGGCGCGACGTCGACCTTCGTTTTGAGTCCGGAGAGGCCATCAAACTTCCCGAGAACCCCGACGAACTTCGCCAGTTCGGTGACGCGCGTCTGGCCGCCGAGGACTACCCGCAGGCCCGCCGCGCCTACGAGCGCTTTCTGGAGCGCCACGGCGATGATGCCCGCGTCAATGAGGTTCGCTTTCAACTGGGTGAGGCCTTCTTTGCCGAGTCGCAGTGGGTGAGCGCGATTGGCGAGTATCAGAAGGTGCTCGAAGGTTCGGCACCCACCAGCCGTCAGGCTCAGGCGAATCTGCGCATCGGGCAGGCCTTTTTAAAGATGGGGCAATGCCCCAACGCCGAGGTCTTCTTTGAAACGGTGGTCGCCGAGTATCCGGGCTCGCGGGCGGTGGCCGATGCTCGCCGGGGCCTGGAGCAGGCGCGCAGCGGGCGTTGTCCGTAA
- a CDS encoding DUF6483 family protein produces MEDSRWMDAQLKAANDLVNAGSQALRQNQNAVGAAALREADAILDMAEEESDEVLKLRARVSNELGVAHQRLNRLEESLGYHGKAAEICNELIERGESFEANSAATHLNLSSIYIAMGKAAEALEAGEKALTMIGLLREREEPGVDALELGANQNMAVIYAREKRYEASDAAMERSVELARILAEAGQPNFQAQLAQGCQQLSVILFDEERFEHALRWGRDAEALSEKAFEAIGQPVLPVYVISQINLISYNERLGRYADAEDCLWKALDVAGNDAQILRRGYAFYDSCRKQADARLEEGNLPREEVDEGFEELNARIEKVGGMEAIQRAIEQAQQRGRR; encoded by the coding sequence ATGGAAGATAGCCGCTGGATGGATGCGCAGCTCAAGGCTGCCAATGACCTAGTTAACGCGGGCAGCCAGGCCCTGCGCCAGAATCAAAATGCCGTCGGTGCCGCCGCGCTGCGCGAGGCGGACGCGATCCTCGATATGGCTGAGGAGGAGAGCGATGAGGTTTTGAAGCTGCGCGCCCGCGTGAGCAACGAGCTCGGTGTGGCTCATCAGCGCCTTAACAGGCTCGAAGAGTCGCTGGGCTACCACGGCAAGGCCGCCGAGATCTGCAACGAGCTCATTGAGCGCGGTGAGAGCTTTGAGGCCAATAGCGCCGCCACCCACCTCAACCTCTCGAGCATCTACATCGCCATGGGCAAGGCTGCCGAGGCGCTGGAGGCCGGCGAAAAAGCGCTGACGATGATCGGACTGCTGCGCGAGCGGGAGGAGCCCGGTGTCGACGCGTTGGAGCTCGGCGCCAACCAGAATATGGCCGTGATCTACGCCCGCGAGAAGCGCTACGAGGCCTCGGACGCGGCGATGGAGCGCTCCGTGGAGTTGGCCCGGATTCTGGCCGAGGCCGGTCAGCCTAACTTCCAGGCGCAGCTCGCTCAGGGCTGTCAGCAGCTCAGCGTGATCCTCTTTGATGAGGAGCGCTTCGAGCACGCGCTTCGCTGGGGCCGCGATGCGGAGGCCCTCTCCGAGAAGGCGTTTGAGGCGATCGGGCAGCCGGTGCTTCCGGTTTACGTCATCAGCCAGATCAACCTGATCAGCTACAACGAGCGCCTCGGCCGCTATGCCGACGCGGAGGATTGCCTCTGGAAAGCGCTCGATGTCGCCGGTAACGACGCTCAAATCCTGCGCCGCGGCTACGCCTTCTACGACTCCTGCCGTAAGCAGGCCGATGCGCGTCTCGAAGAGGGGAACCTCCCGCGCGAAGAGGTCGACGAGGGCTTTGAGGAGCTTAACGCGCGCATTGAGAAGGTCGGTGGCATGGAGGCCATTCAGCGCGCGATCGAGCAGGCTCAGCAGCGCGGCCGCCGCTGA
- a CDS encoding FHA domain-containing protein, protein MHCPVCAREIPTDARFCAYCGSSVRKCEPCQHFYPGDARFCGSCGESLVVERRPTFEPPSEVADTVFGYLYELNANPQQFPLEQGDNTIGAGGNNDIVIRRAAVSWNHAIVICRNERVRIQDSASTNGTYINGKRVRIPHALNHGDLLRFGSEEFKVWLKPRYRTAESI, encoded by the coding sequence ATGCATTGCCCGGTCTGTGCTCGAGAGATTCCCACCGACGCACGCTTCTGCGCTTACTGTGGAAGCTCGGTACGAAAGTGCGAGCCCTGCCAGCACTTCTACCCGGGCGATGCTCGCTTTTGCGGAAGTTGCGGCGAATCGCTCGTCGTGGAGCGCCGCCCGACGTTCGAGCCGCCCTCGGAGGTGGCCGACACCGTCTTCGGCTACCTCTACGAGCTCAACGCCAACCCACAGCAGTTCCCGCTGGAGCAGGGCGACAACACCATCGGCGCCGGCGGCAACAACGATATCGTCATCCGCCGGGCCGCCGTCTCCTGGAACCACGCCATCGTCATCTGTCGCAATGAACGCGTCCGAATTCAGGACTCTGCCAGCACCAACGGCACCTACATCAACGGCAAACGCGTACGCATCCCGCACGCCCTCAACCACGGCGATCTTCTGCGCTTCGGCAGCGAAGAGTTCAAAGTCTGGCTCAAACCCCGCTACCGCACTGCGGAGTCCATCTAA
- a CDS encoding inositol monophosphatase family protein: MTYHHELRVAESIARQAGRHILRERAKNMEVSLKAPNDLVTNVDRSTERLITAAIREHFPDDDIIGEEYGDHRGDSTAIGARRRWLIDPIDGTVNFTMGIPLYCVSIALQVDGHTVVGVIYEPNRDELFSAREDQPATLNGWPIAVSECATIANAVLVTGFPSGRGEEFENALEQFIRLTRTSRGVRRLGSAAIDLAYVACGRIDAFWEFGLSPWDTGAGYLIVAQAGGQVSALDGSPYVVEGRSILASNGTLHAELIEALKL, from the coding sequence ATGACTTATCACCACGAGTTACGCGTCGCCGAATCGATCGCACGCCAGGCCGGCCGCCACATCCTCCGCGAGCGCGCGAAGAACATGGAAGTCTCGCTCAAAGCCCCCAACGACCTTGTGACCAACGTCGATCGCAGCACCGAGCGCCTGATCACCGCCGCGATCCGCGAGCACTTCCCCGACGATGATATCATCGGCGAGGAGTACGGCGACCATCGGGGCGACTCGACGGCCATCGGGGCGCGGCGTCGCTGGCTGATCGATCCTATCGACGGCACCGTCAACTTCACGATGGGCATCCCGCTCTACTGCGTCTCGATTGCGCTGCAGGTCGACGGTCATACCGTCGTCGGCGTGATCTACGAGCCTAACCGTGACGAACTCTTCAGCGCACGCGAAGACCAGCCGGCCACGCTTAACGGCTGGCCCATTGCGGTGAGTGAGTGCGCGACGATCGCCAACGCTGTGCTCGTCACCGGGTTTCCCTCCGGGCGCGGCGAGGAGTTTGAAAACGCGCTGGAACAGTTCATCAGGCTCACCCGCACAAGTCGCGGGGTGCGACGGCTGGGCTCGGCGGCGATCGACCTGGCCTATGTGGCCTGCGGGCGCATCGACGCGTTCTGGGAGTTTGGGCTGAGCCCGTGGGACACCGGCGCAGGCTATCTGATCGTGGCGCAGGCTGGCGGTCAGGTCAGCGCGCTTGATGGCTCACCCTACGTGGTGGAGGGACGCAGCATCCTGGCGAGCAACGGCACGCTGCACGCCGAGTTGATCGAGGCGCTCAAGCTCTGA
- a CDS encoding serine hydrolase domain-containing protein, whose protein sequence is MTALLLDSRRIDQALDRALAPSYEAIGTTHTCSAIEAAVGTLNGQRYHRALGLTSFEPDAKPVARHTFFDIASVTKALVGATLAMQAIDQNLTDWRTPLGELYAPWRAHPDPRAAQVTFLNLLNHTSGLPAWHKYYLEYPLNPQASTAEATRRDIIARICRTPLCGPPGAIYAYSDLGYLLLANVLETIFDVPLATMARTRIFEPLKLRHTRYVSLARGDAPLQDAAATERCERRGHLIQGSVHDENTEIIGGVSCHAGVFSTADDLLRFGLHLLAIDQGQEVDAPLTSRKTLSYAWSAQAAMAGGNHRGGWDTPSGATSSAGAGFAPDTTVGHLGFTGTSLWIERELGVVSVLLTNRVYPTRENTRIKTARIDFQEAVLPPASRV, encoded by the coding sequence ATGACTGCTCTTCTCCTCGATTCCCGGCGCATCGACCAGGCGCTCGACCGCGCGCTGGCACCCTCCTATGAGGCGATCGGCACGACGCATACCTGCAGCGCCATTGAGGCGGCGGTCGGCACCCTCAACGGCCAGCGCTACCACCGCGCGCTGGGCCTGACCTCCTTTGAGCCCGACGCTAAGCCCGTGGCGCGCCACACCTTCTTTGATATCGCCAGCGTCACCAAAGCGCTGGTCGGCGCCACACTCGCGATGCAGGCCATCGACCAAAACCTGACCGACTGGCGCACTCCCCTGGGTGAGCTCTACGCGCCCTGGCGGGCGCACCCTGACCCGCGCGCCGCACAGGTCACCTTTTTGAACCTCCTCAACCACACCAGCGGTCTGCCGGCCTGGCATAAATACTATCTCGAATACCCGCTCAACCCGCAGGCCTCGACCGCCGAGGCTACGCGCCGAGACATCATCGCGCGCATCTGTCGGACACCTCTCTGTGGCCCTCCCGGCGCGATCTACGCGTACTCCGACCTGGGATACCTGCTGCTGGCCAACGTCCTGGAAACGATCTTCGATGTGCCCCTGGCAACGATGGCCCGAACGCGCATCTTTGAGCCGCTCAAGCTCCGACATACCCGCTACGTATCCCTGGCCCGGGGCGACGCCCCCTTGCAGGACGCTGCCGCCACCGAGCGATGCGAACGTCGTGGCCACCTCATCCAGGGCAGCGTCCACGATGAAAACACCGAGATCATCGGCGGCGTCTCCTGCCACGCCGGCGTCTTCTCCACCGCCGACGATCTTTTGCGCTTCGGATTGCACCTCCTGGCCATTGATCAGGGCCAGGAGGTAGACGCCCCGCTGACCTCACGCAAGACCCTGAGCTATGCCTGGTCCGCTCAGGCCGCCATGGCCGGCGGCAACCACCGCGGCGGCTGGGATACGCCCAGCGGCGCCACCTCCAGCGCCGGTGCAGGCTTCGCTCCCGACACCACCGTGGGGCACCTGGGCTTTACCGGAACCTCGCTGTGGATAGAACGGGAGCTGGGCGTGGTCAGCGTGCTTTTGACCAACCGCGTCTATCCCACCCGCGAAAACACCCGCATCAAGACGGCTCGCATCGACTTTCAGGAGGCCGTTCTGCCTCCGGCCTCCCGCGTCTAA
- a CDS encoding S66 peptidase family protein gives MTSTFTETSALHLVHPAPLRPGDRVHVVSPAGPVIPQLLEEGLATLRAWGLDVVIDDAVYARRPGADYLAGDDEARAAAFLNAWRDPECRALFCSRGGFGSQRILPLLNELDVRAHPRHLVGFSDITALHLHLAGNLRLQTWHGPVVKSFALHRDDSHRSIEHLRALLFGEKKRDWRLEGLRTVRPGRAQGRLLGGNLCVLVHQLATDYCPSLDDAILVVEDVGEVDYRIDRLFTALRHSLKGQRIAGLVLGDFSDAAGVYVDDEGTDAFLAMLASEFDCPVVAGAPVGHRSPNLALPMGAPAELNADLGRLTLLT, from the coding sequence GTGACTTCGACGTTCACTGAAACCTCCGCTTTACACCTCGTCCACCCTGCCCCGCTGCGCCCCGGCGATCGGGTGCATGTGGTCAGCCCGGCAGGCCCGGTGATTCCACAGCTCCTCGAAGAGGGGCTGGCCACGCTGCGCGCCTGGGGGCTTGACGTGGTGATCGATGACGCCGTCTACGCTCGCCGCCCTGGTGCCGACTATCTTGCCGGCGACGATGAGGCGCGGGCCGCGGCCTTCCTTAACGCCTGGCGTGACCCGGAGTGCCGCGCGCTCTTTTGCTCCCGCGGAGGGTTCGGCTCGCAGCGCATCCTCCCACTCCTCAACGAACTCGATGTTCGCGCGCACCCCCGCCACCTGGTCGGGTTTAGCGACATCACGGCGCTGCACCTGCACCTGGCGGGTAACTTAAGGCTTCAGACCTGGCATGGTCCGGTGGTTAAGAGCTTTGCGCTGCATCGCGACGATTCCCATCGCTCCATCGAGCATTTGCGGGCGCTGCTCTTTGGCGAAAAAAAGCGCGATTGGCGTCTGGAGGGGTTGCGCACCGTGCGCCCCGGCCGCGCGCAGGGCCGACTTCTCGGCGGTAACCTCTGCGTGCTCGTGCACCAGCTCGCCACCGACTATTGCCCCTCGCTCGACGATGCGATCCTCGTGGTCGAAGATGTCGGGGAGGTCGACTACCGCATCGACCGACTTTTCACGGCGCTGCGACATTCGCTCAAGGGCCAGCGCATCGCCGGATTGGTACTGGGCGATTTCAGCGACGCGGCCGGGGTCTACGTCGACGACGAGGGCACCGACGCGTTTCTGGCCATGCTCGCCAGCGAGTTTGATTGCCCGGTGGTGGCCGGCGCACCGGTGGGTCACCGCAGCCCCAACCTGGCGCTGCCCATGGGAGCTCCGGCCGAACTCAACGCCGATCTGGGACGCCTCACCCTGCTGACCTGA